The region AGGTAGGCGCGCACGATTTCCTTCGCGAGTTCGGGGCCGACGACGCGGCCGCCAAAGGTGAGGATGTTGGCGTTGTTGTGCGCCCGCGCCATGCGCGCGGAGTACGGGTCTTGAACGTGGGCGGCGCGAATTCCGGGAATCTTGTTGGCGGCGATGGACATCCCGATTCCCGTCCCGCAGAGGAGAATCCCCCGCTGGGCTTCGCCTGCGAGGACAGCACGGGCAACCTTTTCGGCAAAGTCGGGGTAATCCACGGAGGTCTCGTCAAACGTACCCACGTCGAGGACCTCGTACCCTTCCGACCGCAGGAATTCCTTGACGACCTCTTTGAGGGCGTAACCGCCGTGGTCGGCTCCGAGGGCGATCGTCTCCTTCACACCCGTTCACCTCCGCGCGTGTTTCCCCATCTCCCACCACCGGAAAAACCCTTTGCCCGAGCTCACTACGCTTCGTCCTCGTCTTCGGAGTCTTCCTCTCCGTGGGCCGCCCGATACTCCGCCTCGTTGTAGGCGTCCACGACTTTTTGCCACTCTTCCGGATCCTCCACCGGTTCAAAGGTGTACCCTGCGTCTGTCTCCGCGATCCGAAA is a window of Brockia lithotrophica DNA encoding:
- the rpiB gene encoding ribose 5-phosphate isomerase B, whose protein sequence is MKETIALGADHGGYALKEVVKEFLRSEGYEVLDVGTFDETSVDYPDFAEKVARAVLAGEAQRGILLCGTGIGMSIAANKIPGIRAAHVQDPYSARMARAHNNANILTFGGRVVGPELAKEIVRAYLTAEFEGGRHVRRLEKIRALEEGRKEV
- a CDS encoding DUF1292 domain-containing protein translates to MFREAWGELRIEGEEGVVYRLDEVLEVEGVAYAIFLPENLGLSHEGVVFRIAETDAGYTFEPVEDPEEWQKVVDAYNEAEYRAAHGEEDSEDEDEA